Proteins co-encoded in one Candidatus Nitrosacidococcus tergens genomic window:
- a CDS encoding YggT family protein, with translation MMPNHYFINPLIFTIDILFSCYILAVMLRLFLQWVRTDFHNPVAQFLITVTQPALRPLRRYIPPVGNIDTACIALLLILALVKLAIIASLTFGIPSLFTLFMASIGDLIGIGFKILEMAIIFRAVLSWIMPNSYNPALIPLYHLTDPILRPVQNLIPLISGIDLSPIAALIGLEILSMFIDPLFPHFI, from the coding sequence ATGATGCCTAATCACTATTTCATAAATCCTTTAATATTCACTATTGATATACTATTTAGCTGCTATATTCTAGCAGTCATGTTACGCCTATTTCTTCAGTGGGTACGCACCGATTTTCATAATCCTGTCGCTCAATTCTTAATTACAGTCACACAACCTGCTCTTCGCCCTTTACGTCGCTATATTCCTCCTGTAGGTAATATAGATACTGCTTGTATTGCGTTACTACTTATCTTAGCGTTAGTGAAGCTGGCTATTATTGCAAGCCTAACCTTTGGAATCCCTTCCCTATTTACCCTATTTATGGCAAGTATTGGGGATCTTATTGGAATAGGATTTAAGATATTGGAAATGGCAATTATTTTCCGAGCAGTTCTAAGTTGGATTATGCCAAATAGTTATAACCCTGCACTTATCCCACTATACCATCTTACTGATCCTATACTTCGACCAGTACAAAATTTAATTCCTCTTATTAGTGGTATAGATTTATCTCCTATCGCTGCTTTAATTGGTCTTGAGATACTATCTATGTTTATAGATCCTCTATTTCCTCATTTTATATGA
- a CDS encoding DUF167 family protein — MIVSSWFDRVQDGIIVRIRLQPNARRNEILGIHANQLKIKITAPPIEGKANLYLINFLSKLFEVNKSRIDIVAGAMSRDKQIRIAGITTLPLELRSKLGC; from the coding sequence ATGATTGTATCTTCATGGTTTGATCGAGTACAAGATGGAATTATCGTACGTATACGCCTTCAACCTAATGCACGTCGTAATGAAATTTTAGGCATTCATGCAAATCAACTTAAAATCAAAATAACTGCTCCTCCTATTGAAGGGAAAGCTAATCTTTATTTAATTAATTTTTTATCAAAGTTATTTGAGGTAAATAAAAGTAGGATTGATATAGTTGCTGGAGCAATGAGTCGAGATAAACAGATACGTATTGCAGGAATAACTACACTGCCTTTAGAACTAAGATCTAAATTAGGTTGCTAG
- a CDS encoding AmpG family muropeptide MFS transporter — protein MNVYKHFRLITYWHTFFQAIMSTPVVIAFFMGFASGFPLLLTGSVLQAWMKKEHIDLSTIGLFSLVGLPYTLKFLWAPLLDSYTPKYLGRRRGWLLWAQIGVIITLFILSFTHPTHSATIASVALLVTFFSALQDNVIDAYRRESLADHELGLGSAFYVNGYRLGMLITSAGGLILADYITFPQIYRLFTVMMFIGVITTLFAPEPQILTSTPKGIIESITAPFKEYFSRSNALLILFFILFYKLGDSMAGHMTIPFYLSLGYSTSEIGLIVKGFGLGTTILGGILGGVLMLKVTIYRALWIFGILQGLSILGFSLLAISNHDLLALILAVSFENFTSGMGTTAYAAFMASLTHKTFTATQYALFSSFMGIPRVIMTAPTGFTAEYLGWVLFFIFCTLCTIPGLLLLRKLEKLAT, from the coding sequence TTGAATGTCTATAAACACTTCCGTTTAATTACATACTGGCACACTTTTTTCCAAGCTATTATGTCGACTCCCGTAGTTATTGCTTTTTTTATGGGTTTTGCAAGCGGATTCCCACTGCTACTAACAGGATCAGTACTTCAGGCTTGGATGAAAAAAGAGCATATAGATCTAAGTACGATTGGGTTATTTTCTTTGGTTGGTCTTCCTTATACTTTAAAATTTCTTTGGGCACCTCTATTAGATAGCTATACTCCTAAATATTTAGGTCGTCGCCGAGGTTGGTTATTATGGGCACAAATAGGCGTAATTATTACATTATTTATCTTAAGTTTTACTCATCCTACCCATAGTGCCACTATAGCTAGTGTTGCCTTATTAGTTACTTTTTTTTCAGCACTACAGGATAATGTAATAGATGCTTATCGAAGGGAAAGCCTAGCAGATCATGAGCTAGGTTTAGGATCTGCATTTTATGTCAATGGTTATCGTTTAGGTATGTTGATAACCTCTGCAGGTGGATTAATCCTTGCTGATTATATCACTTTTCCTCAAATATACCGCTTATTTACAGTAATGATGTTTATTGGTGTGATTACTACTTTATTTGCTCCAGAACCCCAAATTCTAACTAGTACTCCTAAAGGGATAATAGAATCTATTACTGCACCATTTAAAGAGTATTTTTCACGGTCCAATGCCTTACTCATCCTATTTTTTATTTTGTTTTATAAGCTTGGAGATAGCATGGCAGGTCATATGACTATTCCTTTTTATCTCTCACTAGGTTATTCCACCTCTGAAATAGGACTTATTGTTAAAGGATTTGGGTTAGGCACTACGATACTTGGTGGAATACTTGGTGGAGTATTGATGTTAAAAGTTACTATTTATCGAGCACTATGGATATTTGGTATTTTACAAGGATTATCTATTTTAGGTTTTTCTCTATTAGCTATCTCCAACCATGATTTATTAGCTCTTATTTTAGCGGTGAGCTTTGAGAATTTTACCTCTGGAATGGGAACCACTGCTTATGCCGCTTTTATGGCCAGTTTAACTCATAAAACATTTACGGCAACTCAATATGCTTTATTTTCAAGCTTTATGGGTATCCCCCGAGTAATTATGACTGCACCTACAGGATTTACTGCTGAATACTTAGGATGGGTATTATTCTTTATTTTTTGTACTTTATGTACCATACCTGGATTATTACTATTACGTAAACTAGAAAAACTAGCAACCTAA